Genomic DNA from Leptospiraceae bacterium:
CTTTGTTTTCTAACTCTTCAGGTTTTGGCTCCATTGCAGGTACTGCCTGATTTTCTTCTTTCGGAAGACTTTTTTCTTCTTCATCCAGAAGTTTGTGACTCATATTTTTTAAGAGCTCTTCTTTGATTTTATCTACCTTCTGACTTCTTTCATCTTTCTCCAGGGTTTCTACCACATGTACAAAACCGAAATGGTTTGCGATGTGCATGGCATGAAGTTTTTCCCAGGTTTCTTTTTCCATTCTGTCAAAAATAGGATGAACGGCAAATGTTCCGGAAAAGTCCCTAAAGGAAAAAATTGCATTTCTCAAACGCCGAGCTGCCTGTTTTACATCTCCTTCCTCTCTTCGCTTCGGGGCAAAGGGATTGGGGTATCCGGACTTCATGTATCCGTTTTTTATCATTTTTTGAAGAGCTATTTTGCCATAAAGCTTACGGACAAGAAACGCAAAAAAACCGGCATACGGATATTCAGTCATGGAAAATTCTATTAGTTCCGCACAATGATTTAAAATTTGATAAAAGGACCAGAGTCCTGTTGTGTTTACCCTTGCATTTTCTAACCTGTCAAGCTCTTCCAGTGCATCATTTAAGTTTTGAAAGCGTAAGTCTCGATTCATAAATTCTCCTATTGTATTCCATATTTTTCTTTAAGTAAATTCAGTTCTTCCAGGAAGGAAACTCTTCTGGATTCTTCAAGCTTATCCAGATTGATACGTATGCTTTGTTTTTTTGGTAGGGGTGAAACCATTTCATCCCCCCTGCCCTCTTGCTTTTTTAATAATTTTTCGAGATTTTTTATGGAAGGCTCAAAACCTTTTTCTAAGAACTCAAAAACCGTAATTTCTTCTAACCTGGCAATCGAACTGAGTTGCTTAATATATCTCTCTGAATAACCCAGCATTCCTGCAACCTGTTCTGCTGTTTTTCCCTTTCCTTCTCTGAGGTATCGAATGGCTTTTCCTACTTCATAAGGATTTAAATTCTTACGTTTGTCATTTTCTGCCAGGGCCATTTCAAAAGAACTATCTTCATTCACATCAAAAATCACCGCCGGAATATCAATCCAGCCCAATTCCTTCGCTGCTCGGAAGCGTCTTTCGCCTGCAATGATATAGTATTCATCCCCTGAACGTCTAAGCACTATTGGTTCAATAAGACCCAGGCGTTTCATGGAATCTGTTAGATCTTCCACCTTTTCTTTACCGAAAATCCTGGGTTGCTCCGAACTGGGATGAATTAGGGATAGAGAAATCCTGTCTGCTTGTTCTTTTTTTGATTCATAAGTGGATAAAAGATCCAGGGTTGCAAAGTCATTTTTTTTAGACATTGGTTTTTAATTTCACCTCTCTGGCCAGATTCTTGAAAGCATTCTTAGAGTTGGGATCGCAAGCGGAAAGCATTTTTCGTTTTGCCTGTGCCTGCGGGATGCTTTCTCTTCTGTGGATAATTGTTTCAAAAACCGGGAAATATTTTTTTATTCCATTGGAAAGTCCTGAAAGTGCCCTCGATTCTTCGTATTGATTCAAAACAGCCCCCAGTAGTCTTAGTTTGGAATTAGCTCTGGTTTTTATTTTTTCAATTGTCTTATGCAGGTCTTGCAAGCCCTGCACACTAAAAGCACGGGCCTGAATCGGGATTAATACATAATCCGCTGCAATCAGGGCATTTTCAAGACCCAGGCCAAGGGAGGGAGGACAATCGATGATGATGTATTCATACTCGGTCTTTAGTGGTTTTAAGGCATCTTTTAGGAGTTCAAAGTCTTCAATTCCAAAAGGAGTGGTTAGATTGGCTAAGGAAATCGAAGAGGGAAGTAAATCCAGATTTGTTTGAATTTTTTTTATAATTGTATGAACCGGAACCGGAACATTTCCTCTATAACTAAGAGATTCAAATATGGAGTGTTGAGGTTCGGAAGAAAGCATACGTGTTGCATTTGCCTGCGGATCCCAATCAATGAGTAGAGTTTTTGAGGAATAAGAAAGAGCTTCGGCCAGGAATATGGAAATTGTAGTTTTTCCTTCTCCACCTTTTTGATTGGAGATGGCAAGAATTTTAGCCTGAAATATTGCTTTTTCACCAGGATTCGAGAAGAATTTTTCTACAATTTCCTCACTATATGATTGATCATCCAGGCAGGGAAGCTTACTGGCTTGAATTGTTTTTTGAATTTCGGTTTCAGTCAGTCCGCATTTTTTCGCTATTTCTAATACGGTAAATGATTTTGCTTTCTTTTTTTTCATACCTGAGGGAAGTATCAGACATAATTCTTTTTTGTAAACTAATTTTCGAATCTAATTAAAAAGTCGCTTCGAACACCATCGGACCCTGAGCGATGCACTGAGCCTAAGTCGATGTGTAGAGCAATGGCTCGTACCGAAACATAGCGAATTAGGAAAGGGGGATTGAGACGGATAGGTTAAAAACTTATGGGTAAGGATATGCCTTACGAGTTAAGGGGTGAAATGGTTTCACCCCTATTGAGTGAAATACTGATTTAAGATTTTATAACTTTACTTTCCACTTTACCTTCCGATGATTGTCTGCAATGAATAAACTTTTCCTTTCATTGCTTTTATTTTTTACGGTAGAACTTTTTGCTGGAGACTGGTTAATTGGTCCCGGAATCTATATGAATCGAGGGGATAATATTTTCGAAACCGGAAATAAGTTTCCCAATCTCTCAGGGATACAGGGAGGTTCGAGAATTACTTACAACCGGGATTTTAATTTTATAGGCCTTGAAGCTCTCTACCTTCAGGATAAATTCGCCTTTTCTGCCAATCTTTCCGGGGTTCCCTGGAGAATCAATCCTGGAAATTCCAGAGATGAAGATTTTGTAATGGGAACGATTACTACAGAAAGAGGTTCAAAAATGGATTTAGCAAGAGGAAAAGTTTTTGATACCGCACATACTTTTACCGGTACGGTAAACTTTGCGGATGGACATACCCGTACTTCTATGAGCGAATACGCATATGATTTTCATTTACAGGTATATGAAAATAGTGCAAATCCCAAACCCGGGCGAGAGGACCAGTGGTTTTTAATGCTGGGTTTGAAATATAATTATGCAAAGTATTATCTCTATGATGTAATGCAATTTATTAACTCTCGTCCCATTTTTTATGGTCCTATAGGAAATGGACTTACTTATTCTTATTCCAGCCTGGAATTGCCCTTTGGCTTTGGATATAGTTTTAATTATTCATCATTTTTTGTAGAACCTTCCTTTGAATTGCTCTTAGCTTATAACCGTTTTCGTGATTTTCACATTCAAAGAGCTCTTAATTTTATTGGAAATAATTTTGGTTCCGGCTTCCAATACCAGGTAAATATTGGATATTTTGTTTTTGAAAATTCCATTCTGAAATTTAACTTCAAAGGTCATCGACAATTTTCAGATGGTAATTTTAAAACCAGCGGAGGCTTAAATGTGAATGATATAAGTTCAAATTTCCTCGGTTCCTTTCGAAGTTATGTAAGCACTAAAGAAGTAAGTTTGGGATTTCAATTTTTACACAGGATGAGTCATTAAAAATGCAAAGAAAAATTCTATTAATCAATCTTGGCGGTCCGAGAACTTCGGATGAAATCGAAAAGTTTTTATTGGATCTTTTTCGTGATCCTCTTGTTTTTGACTTACCTCTGCCGGAAAATTTTCGTTATAAACTTGGAAGTTTTATTGCTAAAAAACGGGCTCCAAAAGTTAGAAAAGTTTATGAAATGTTGCATTTCGGAGGTGGGTCTCCGCTGGTACAGGAAACTGAAAAGCAAGCCAAAGCCCTGGTTGATTCTTTGAAAAGCTCAACTCTTGAAGAATGGGAAGGCAGGGTAGCGATGACCTGTGGATTTCCGGATTTGAGAGAATTCTCTCGTGATGAACTCAGCCCTTCTTCGAGTAATGTGATCTTGCCTCTTTTTCCACATTATTCACGCTCCACAACTTTAAGTACTGCAAAAATCATTGAATCCATTACCGGGAAATCTCCATTAAATAAAAAGGGTTGGATTAATCCATTTTCTCACCGGAACAAGTATGTTTTAGCCTGTAAGCAAATTATAAAAGATTATTTTGAGGGCAAACTGCAGACTGAGTTTCTTTCACCTGACCGGGATCTTTCTCTTCCTGTTGAAAACTGGAAAACTATTACCCTGCTTTTCTCTGCCCATGGAATTCCCATGCGACTGATTCAAAAAGGAGATACATATAAGAGGGATATCGAGGAACATGCAAATAGAATCCTTTTTCAGCTCAGACAGGAAGGCTTTTTGGGAGAAGTTTTTTTATCTTTTCAGAGTAGGGTAGGGCCTGCAAAATGGACAGAACCTTCTACCATTGATACTTTAAAGAATTTAGGAAGTAAGGGACATAAGCGGGTAGCTGTTGTTCCTATAAGTTTTGTGAGTGATCACCTGGAAACCCTTATAGAAATAGGAGAGGAGTTAAAAGAACTTGCTCTGAAAAATGGAGTAAAAGAATATTATCGCATACCCGCCTTCGGAATCTACCCTCCTTTTATCGAGTTCTTAAAGGAACTCATTCTTGAAAATATTAAAGAAGGAGAATAGGGTAGGGGAGGCGATCCTGGGGGTATTCTCTACAATTAGAGACATAATTTTTAAGTATTGCAATACGGTTTGAAAATTAATTTCAATTTCCATTCAACTTATCAAAAAACTTCTTACCATATATTCTCCTCTTTAAAAACTGGAAAACAGGAGTTTTATAAAAGAACGAATGCAAATTTCTAAGAACAAAGTAGTAACAATTGATTATACCCTGAAAAGTGATGAAGGGGAAATTCTGGACTCTTCCAGCGGAAGAGAACCACTGGCCTATATACAGGGAACTTCCAGCATCATTCCCGGTCTGGAAAATGCCTTAGAAGGAAAAGTCGAAGGTGACTCTTTACAGGTAAAAGTTTCTCCAACTGAAGGCTACGGTGAATACAATGAAGCTATGAAACATTCCATCCCCAGAGTACAATTTGGAGATATTCAGGATATTCGTCCGGGTATGCAATTTCAGGCACAAACCGAACAGGGGTTTCAGATCCTTACAGTACTCGAAGCCGGAGAATCCGAAATTCTTGTGGATGCAAACCATCCCCTGGCAGGAATGAACTTAAATTTTGATGTGACCGTAAAAGGAGTAAGAGAAGCTACTTCCGAGGAGATTTCACACGGCCATGTACACGGCCCCGGTGGACATCATCATTGAGTTTATACATGGGCCTGTAAAGTGGTCGTGCTTGCGGCCCTTCAATACGGTCGCCGATGGGCGTGGTTCGATAGACTCACCAACCGTAGAGGCGACCTTCTCAGGGAGCGTCAACTACAATTCAGTATTCGATGATGTATCGACGCGACTTTTTAGATGGTCCCGGCAAACAGGCTTCATTTAATTTTTCCAGCCCTCTTTCCATATCTTTTTCCATCATAGGTTTGAATATTTTAAAACCCAGTCTTTGTAAGGGGTTCAGGCTTTTTCTTACCGTATTAAGCTGCCAGGCGACTTCGGTTTTTTCTTTTTCTTTTGGTGTAAAAATAAAATTTCCTTTAAATTTTGTTCTAAATCGTAGTTCCATCGTATACTGTATAGACTTATCTGCTATAGCTTCCAGTATTTCCATTCTCCCTTTTCCATCCCTTCCTTTCCATTCAAAAATAGCACCCTTACCGGACTCTTTACCGCTTATCCGAAGTTGAATATGAGGTTCTTTTTCCTGCCAGGGAGACCAGATGGGCCAATTTTTAAAGGAATTTATCAGAACAAAAACTTCAGATGCAGAACAATTTATTTCCTTCTTTAAACTTATACTCATTTCTCCCGGAAGAGTATAAGAAAAAGCAGTAAAAGTTGAGAAGATTACCAGACAAACAATAAGAACAGTTTTTATAAACTTCATGCCCCCATGGAATTCCTCTCTTTAAATTTTCCAAGCGTTTAAATAAACGAATTTAATAGAATGACAAATAAGTATATATTTGAAACTAGGGATTTCATGAGAGTCATAATAGCGGGAGCCGGTGAGGTTGGATTTCACCTTGCCAAGTTGCTTGCCAATGAAAAACATGATATTGTTCTAATTGATATTGATCAAGAAAAACTAAAGACAGCCTCCAATCAACTTGATGTAGTAACCGTAAAAGGATATTCGATTTCTTACAAAGCTTTACAGGACTCCAACGTATCCGATTCCGATCTATTTATTGCGGTTACCTCATCCGAAGAAACAAATATAGCAACAGCCATTATTGCCAAGCAATTGGGAGCAAAAAAAACGATAGCAAGGGTAAACAATGTGGAGTTCATTTCTACCCGACAGCAATTTGATATAAAAAAATTAGGAATCGATGAAATCATATCTCCGGAAACTCTTGCCAGTCGGGAAATAAAGCGACTTTTAAAAGAGATTGTTCTTACGGATAGTATTGACTTTGATAATGGAAAACTCTCCCTTATCGGAATCACCCTTGATGAGAGAAGTATTCTGATAGGTAAGAGTCAGGCGGAAACTTCCCATCTGAACCCAAATAACGACTTTTTGACAGTCTCCATTCTAAGAGAGCAGAAAACCCTGATTCCGAGGGGAAGTACAGTTTTCGAATTGGGAGATCATGTTTATTTTATCGCAGAGCCGGAAGGACTGGAGAGAGTTTTAAACCTTTCAGGGAAAAAACGAATTGAAGTAAAAAATGTAATGATCCTCGGCGGAGGAAAGAT
This window encodes:
- a CDS encoding DUF1569 domain-containing protein — protein: MNRDLRFQNLNDALEELDRLENARVNTTGLWSFYQILNHCAELIEFSMTEYPYAGFFAFLVRKLYGKIALQKMIKNGYMKSGYPNPFAPKRREEGDVKQAARRLRNAIFSFRDFSGTFAVHPIFDRMEKETWEKLHAMHIANHFGFVHVVETLEKDERSQKVDKIKEELLKNMSHKLLDEEEKSLPKEENQAVPAMEPKPEELENKETEVSSTEEKPESITEETIENEEKEEVQIEKVEMEPQEDESISRPSLEPEAKRPVQKKKTQTKKKATISKKKTIKKKVPTKKKVASKKKVVSKKKATKKKTT
- a CDS encoding ParB/RepB/Spo0J family partition protein, producing the protein MSKKNDFATLDLLSTYESKKEQADRISLSLIHPSSEQPRIFGKEKVEDLTDSMKRLGLIEPIVLRRSGDEYYIIAGERRFRAAKELGWIDIPAVIFDVNEDSSFEMALAENDKRKNLNPYEVGKAIRYLREGKGKTAEQVAGMLGYSERYIKQLSSIARLEEITVFEFLEKGFEPSIKNLEKLLKKQEGRGDEMVSPLPKKQSIRINLDKLEESRRVSFLEELNLLKEKYGIQ
- a CDS encoding ParA family protein — translated: MKKKKAKSFTVLEIAKKCGLTETEIQKTIQASKLPCLDDQSYSEEIVEKFFSNPGEKAIFQAKILAISNQKGGEGKTTISIFLAEALSYSSKTLLIDWDPQANATRMLSSEPQHSIFESLSYRGNVPVPVHTIIKKIQTNLDLLPSSISLANLTTPFGIEDFELLKDALKPLKTEYEYIIIDCPPSLGLGLENALIAADYVLIPIQARAFSVQGLQDLHKTIEKIKTRANSKLRLLGAVLNQYEESRALSGLSNGIKKYFPVFETIIHRRESIPQAQAKRKMLSACDPNSKNAFKNLAREVKLKTNV
- a CDS encoding putative porin, which produces MNKLFLSLLLFFTVELFAGDWLIGPGIYMNRGDNIFETGNKFPNLSGIQGGSRITYNRDFNFIGLEALYLQDKFAFSANLSGVPWRINPGNSRDEDFVMGTITTERGSKMDLARGKVFDTAHTFTGTVNFADGHTRTSMSEYAYDFHLQVYENSANPKPGREDQWFLMLGLKYNYAKYYLYDVMQFINSRPIFYGPIGNGLTYSYSSLELPFGFGYSFNYSSFFVEPSFELLLAYNRFRDFHIQRALNFIGNNFGSGFQYQVNIGYFVFENSILKFNFKGHRQFSDGNFKTSGGLNVNDISSNFLGSFRSYVSTKEVSLGFQFLHRMSH
- the hemH gene encoding ferrochelatase: MQRKILLINLGGPRTSDEIEKFLLDLFRDPLVFDLPLPENFRYKLGSFIAKKRAPKVRKVYEMLHFGGGSPLVQETEKQAKALVDSLKSSTLEEWEGRVAMTCGFPDLREFSRDELSPSSSNVILPLFPHYSRSTTLSTAKIIESITGKSPLNKKGWINPFSHRNKYVLACKQIIKDYFEGKLQTEFLSPDRDLSLPVENWKTITLLFSAHGIPMRLIQKGDTYKRDIEEHANRILFQLRQEGFLGEVFLSFQSRVGPAKWTEPSTIDTLKNLGSKGHKRVAVVPISFVSDHLETLIEIGEELKELALKNGVKEYYRIPAFGIYPPFIEFLKELILENIKEGE
- a CDS encoding peptidylprolyl isomerase, which encodes MQISKNKVVTIDYTLKSDEGEILDSSSGREPLAYIQGTSSIIPGLENALEGKVEGDSLQVKVSPTEGYGEYNEAMKHSIPRVQFGDIQDIRPGMQFQAQTEQGFQILTVLEAGESEILVDANHPLAGMNLNFDVTVKGVREATSEEISHGHVHGPGGHHH
- a CDS encoding SRPBCC family protein; its protein translation is MKFIKTVLIVCLVIFSTFTAFSYTLPGEMSISLKKEINCSASEVFVLINSFKNWPIWSPWQEKEPHIQLRISGKESGKGAIFEWKGRDGKGRMEILEAIADKSIQYTMELRFRTKFKGNFIFTPKEKEKTEVAWQLNTVRKSLNPLQRLGFKIFKPMMEKDMERGLEKLNEACLPGPSKKSRRYIIEY
- the trkA gene encoding Trk system potassium transporter TrkA, coding for MRVIIAGAGEVGFHLAKLLANEKHDIVLIDIDQEKLKTASNQLDVVTVKGYSISYKALQDSNVSDSDLFIAVTSSEETNIATAIIAKQLGAKKTIARVNNVEFISTRQQFDIKKLGIDEIISPETLASREIKRLLKEIVLTDSIDFDNGKLSLIGITLDERSILIGKSQAETSHLNPNNDFLTVSILREQKTLIPRGSTVFELGDHVYFIAEPEGLERVLNLSGKKRIEVKNVMILGGGKIGQNAARKLSSIYNVKLIEENRDKCIELAGQLDDVLVLNTDGRNFDELKSEGVGDTDAFIAVTGNSEMNIISCLMAKQHGAKKTICLVENMNYIHLSQMIGVDTMINKKLLAANFIFRYIRQGTVVTFKSIPGVDVEILEFEIKENSKITSAPLKDLNFPKSAIVGGVIRNNNGYTVMGNFRFQPGDRVVVISKPECIRTIEEFFNEV